One part of the Prunus persica cultivar Lovell chromosome G5, Prunus_persica_NCBIv2, whole genome shotgun sequence genome encodes these proteins:
- the LOC18777848 gene encoding interaptin, with the protein SSNRSAKEKSSWQQEKDSSSSSSSDSDSEYSSNDKSGKNGLLESDFQKTDGIKHELESAHLEVADLKRKLTATSEEKEALNLEYEVALTKIEETEKIARDLKTEAERLDVEKSQLLAENNELNKKLEAGGKIEAELNQRVENVERERDNLIREKETALRRIEDGENITAELRTMVDQLKDEKVTLEQELESVQGEVSNLKQQLESAEQQVSDVSKAKEEETLKISEMSNEIQQAQNMIQELTVESSQLKEKLGQKENEYSTLSERHELHENKTSAQIKGLQATVTGLELELESLQGQKRDMEVKIESKETEVKQLEDENTGLQVRISELKSVSNERAAELSALTKELEDKTSESIQLKEKLENKETQVKQVEEENAGLQAQISKLESTLEEREAELSALTKKLEDSNTEYSQLNEQMDLKEKEYLTLSEMHKLHENETLAQIKGLEEKVSGLELELESLRHQKSDLEVEIESKETEAKQLGEENAGLHARVSELELISEDREAELSALTKKIEDSNNESSSRIADLAAQISNLLADIDSLRAQKVELEEQIVCKGDEASTQVKGLMEQVNVLQQELESLLSQKTELQVQVENKTQETSEYLIQIQNLKEEITNKLTDHQRIVEEKESLTAEKRDIEIKVDSIHNHKSELEEEIRTKVLENDQLRAEIVELKDQISEFEKKLTQIEVEFSSLQEKHESSVNDASAQIEAFVSQVNSLQQDLDSLQTQKKQIELQFEKEKQEHSESLTLLENEKAELTSKITDHQRLLNEREDSYKKLNEEYKQLESQFQDSKVNRDSAERKIEQMVLEFSTKVESKDQIIADLEQAAEDLKRDLEEKGDELSSLVDNSRNTEVKLRLSNQKLRVTEQLLAEKEESFRRAEQKFQEEQRALEDRIATLSGTISANNEAYQRNITHISENVNSSLTVLESVIKKFVDDFAKYEKCILGTTKELHTAKNWVAETNGERVKLKEEVGDLIKQLRGKKEEALVLREQVEKLRATASGEEVEKGGLIKAVKQLERTVEDLEKTVGEKNEGLLGLAEEKREAIRQLCMWIEYHQSRYDDLKEVLSKMTAARGQRRA; encoded by the coding sequence TCATCTAACCGGAGTGCTAAAGAAAAAAGTTCATGGCAACAAGAAAAGGACAGCTCATCTTCATCAAGCTCAGACTCAGACTCAGAGTATTCTTCAAATGACAAAAGCGGTAAAAATGGACTGTTGGAAAGTGACTTTCAGAAAACTGATGGGATCAAACATGAACTCGAATCAGCACATCTAGAAGTTGCTGACCTGAAGAGGAAATTGACAGCTACaagtgaagagaaggaagcttTAAACTTAGAATACGAGGTGGCTTTGACCAAGatagaagaaacagaaaaaattgCCAGAGACTTGAAGACTGAAGCTGAAAGGTTAGATGTTGAAAAATCTCAACTTTTGGCTGAGAATAATGaactaaataaaaaactggAAGCTGGTGGGAAGATAGAAGCCGAACTGAATCAAAGAGTAGAAAATgtggaaagagagagagataactTGATTCGGGAGAAAGAGACTGCTCTGAGAAGGATAGAGGATGGAGAAAATATTACAGCAGAGTTAAGAACCATGGTTGATCAGCTGAAAGATGAAAAAGTAACCCTTGAGCAAGAACTAGAATCCGTTCAAGGGGAAGTCTCCAATTTGAAGCAGCAGCTGGAATCTGCAGAACAGCAGGTGTCAGATGTAAGCAAAGCTAAGGAGGAAGAGACCTTGAAAATTTCGGAGATGTCAAATGAAATTCAGCAGGCACAGAACATGATACAAGAGCTCACGGTTGAATCTAGTCAACTAAAGGAGAAATTGGGTCAGAAAGAAAACGAATATTCAACTCTGTCTGAGAGGCATGAGCTGCATGAGAACAAAACCTCGGCTCAAATAAAGGGATTACAGGCTACAGTGACAGGGCTGGAACTGGAACTAGAATCGTTGCAAGGTCAGAAAAGAGACATGGAAGTGAAGATTGAGAGTAAAGAAACTGAAGTTAAACAACTGGAAGATGAAAACACAGGACTACAAGTCCGAATTTCAGAACTTAAATCAGTATCAAATGAGAGAGCAGCTGAACTGTCTGCTCTAACAAAAGAACTTGAGGATAAGACTAGTGAATCTATTCAGCTGAAGGAGAAACTTGAGAACAAAGAAACTCAAGTAAAACAAGTAGAAGAAGAGAATGCAGGATTACAAGcccaaatttcaaaacttgaatcaacattagaagagagagaagctgAACTTTCTGCTCTCACAAAGAAACTTGAGGACAGCAATACTGAATATAGTCAGCTAAATGAGCAAATGGATCTCAAGGAAAAGGAATATTTAACTCTGTCTGAGATGCACAAGCTGCATGAGAATGAAACATTGGCTCAAATAAAGGGCTTAGAGGAGAAAGTTTCGGGGCTGGAACTGGAGCTGGAATCTTTGCGACATCAGAAAAGTGATTTGGAAGTAGAGATTGAGAGCAAAGAAACTGAAGCAAAACAACTGGGAGAGGAGAATGCAGGACTACATGCCCGAGTTTCAGAGCTTGAATTGATATCAGAAGACAGAGAAGCTGAACTTTCTGCTCTCACAAAGAAAATCGAGGACAGCAATAATGAATCATCATCTAGAATAGCAGATTTGGCAGCACAGATCAGTAATCTGCTAGCTGACATAGATTCTTTGCGTGCCCAGAAAGTTGAATTGGAGGAACAGATAGTATGTAAAGGTGATGAAGCATCAACTCAGGTCAAGGGCTTAATGGAACAAGTAAATGTATTGCAGCAAGAATTGGAGTCCCTACTCAGCCAGAAAACTGAATTGCAAGTGCAGGTTGAGAATAAAACTCAAGAAACTTCAGAGTACTTGATACAGATACAAAATCTGAAAGAGGAGATAACAAACAAGCTAACGGATCATCAGAGGATTgtggaagagaaagagagtttgACAGCAGAAAAGAGAGACATTGAGATAAAGGTGGACTCGATACACAACCACAAAAGTGAACTTGAAGAGGAGATAAGAACTAAAGTCCTTGAGAACGATCAGTTGAGAGCAGAAATTGTGGAGCTGAAGGATCAAATTTCTGAATTTGAGAAGAAACTAACGCAAATAGAGGTCGAGTTCTCTTCTCTTCAGGAGAAACATGAAAGTTCTGTGAACGACGCATCTGCTCAAATAGAAGCCTTTGTGTCACAGGTTAACAGTCTACAACAGGATTTGGACTCATTGCAGACCCAGAAGAAGCAGATAGAGTTGCAATTTGAGAAGGAGAAACAAGAACATTCAGAGAGCCTGACGCtattggaaaatgaaaaagcagAGTTAACGAGCAAGATCACCGATCATCAAAGACTGCTGAATGAACGGGAGGATTCATACAAGAAGTTAAATGAGGAATATAAACAGCTTGAAAGTCAGTTTCAGGACAGCAAGGTCAATCGAGACTCTGCAGAAAGgaaaattgaacaaatggtGCTAGAATTCAGTACAAAAGTTGAATCCAAAGATCAGATAATAGCTGATTTGGAACAAGCAGCTGAAGACCTGAAAAGAGATCTTGAAGAAAAAGGGGACGAGCTTAGTTCTTTGGTTGATAATTCCCGGAATACTGAAGTTAAGCTGCGGTTGTCAAACCAGAAGCTCCGTGTTACAGAGCAGTTACTGGCTGAGAAGGAAGAGAGCTTCAGACGCGCAGAACAAAAGTTCCAGGAAGAACAAAGAGCACTTGAAGACAGAATTGCTACGTTGTCAGGTACAATTTCTGCAAACAATGAAGCCTATCAAAGAAACATCACGCATATCTCAGAAAATGTGAACAGTTCTTTGACTGTATTGGAATCTGTGATCAAGAAATTTGTGGATGACTTCGCAAAGTATGAGAAGTGTATTCTAGGAACAACAAAGGAGCTTCATACTGCAAAGAACTGGGTTGCGGAAACAAATGGTGAAAGAGTGAAGTTGAAGGAGGAGGTAGGGGACCTAATCAAACAACT